From one Synechocystis sp. PCC 6803 substr. PCC-P genomic stretch:
- a CDS encoding ABC transporter ATP-binding protein, whose translation MTEPLIQLRGISKSFGDRQILDSVDLDLYPGEALVVIGPSGTGKSTILRIIAGLLPPDSGEVLIKTQPRRGLVEDDNERIRIALVFQQSALFDSLTVAENVGFFLLEHSSLSREVIREQVADKLALVGLTGIEDYYPAQLSGGMRKRVSFARAIMSNPHQPEDNPEVILYDEPTAGLDPIASTVIEDLVRRLQKSPGGCGTYIMVSHQESTIRRTADRVVLLYDGKIQWQGPVSAIDQTDNPLVRQFFEAKVEGPIRILD comes from the coding sequence ATGACGGAACCCCTTATTCAACTCCGGGGTATTAGTAAATCCTTTGGCGATCGCCAAATTTTGGACAGTGTGGATTTAGACCTCTATCCGGGGGAAGCATTGGTGGTGATTGGCCCATCTGGCACCGGAAAATCAACCATTTTAAGGATCATCGCCGGACTATTGCCACCGGACAGTGGGGAAGTGCTGATCAAAACCCAACCCCGCCGGGGCTTAGTGGAGGACGACAATGAGCGCATCCGCATTGCCCTCGTATTCCAACAATCAGCCCTGTTTGATTCCCTGACAGTGGCGGAAAATGTCGGCTTTTTCTTGTTGGAACATTCCTCCCTATCCAGAGAAGTGATTCGGGAGCAGGTGGCCGACAAACTCGCTTTGGTGGGATTAACCGGCATCGAAGACTACTATCCAGCCCAGCTATCGGGGGGGATGCGTAAAAGGGTTAGCTTTGCCCGGGCAATCATGTCCAATCCCCATCAACCAGAGGACAATCCGGAAGTGATTTTATACGATGAACCCACCGCTGGTTTAGACCCGATCGCCTCCACGGTCATTGAAGATTTGGTGCGGAGGTTACAAAAGTCTCCGGGGGGATGCGGCACCTATATTATGGTGAGCCACCAGGAAAGCACTATTCGCCGGACAGCGGATCGGGTGGTGTTGCTTTACGATGGCAAAATCCAATGGCAGGGGCCAGTTAGCGCCATTGACCAGACCGATAACCCCTTGGTACGGCAATTCTTTGAAGCCAAAGTGGAAGGTCCCATTCGCATTTTGGATTAA
- a CDS encoding GNAT family N-acetyltransferase, producing MIPSDLFLRDATITDLDSIVAIYNANIPQNVATGDTDAITVESRRQWFADHGPDTYPLWVLVTEHKQIVGWLGFQRFYGRPAYHRTAELSIYLDPLWHHRGLGQYLLKTAIAKAPQLGLKTLLGYIFAHNQPSIRLFQRHGFEQWGLLPKVAELGGQERDLLILGLRLTTSQ from the coding sequence GTGATCCCATCTGACCTTTTCCTACGGGATGCCACCATTACGGATTTAGATTCTATTGTTGCTATCTACAATGCCAACATTCCCCAAAATGTGGCCACCGGCGATACCGATGCGATTACGGTGGAAAGCCGTCGTCAGTGGTTTGCGGACCATGGACCAGATACCTATCCTCTCTGGGTGTTGGTAACGGAGCACAAGCAAATAGTTGGTTGGTTGGGTTTTCAGCGGTTTTATGGTCGCCCGGCTTACCACCGCACTGCGGAGTTGAGCATTTACCTCGATCCCCTCTGGCATCATCGGGGTTTGGGGCAGTATTTACTCAAAACGGCGATCGCCAAAGCCCCCCAGTTGGGGCTGAAAACTTTGCTGGGATACATTTTTGCCCATAATCAGCCCAGTATTCGTTTGTTTCAACGCCATGGTTTTGAGCAGTGGGGTCTATTGCCCAAGGTGGCGGAGTTGGGGGGGCAGGAACGGGATCTGCTGATTCTAGGATTACGGTTAACAACCTCACAATGA
- a CDS encoding PAS domain S-box protein codes for MSVFLLGSEPERFLQKLEGVIPGWLYRFVQHSDDSIAFTYISPQIELLHEVTAAAVLADAEILLKQIHPDDQILQRQALAHSRATLEPLCLEWRIITPSGKLKWLRTKSQPEKLANQDTAWFGVVLDITSEKQTEQQLIESNHHLQQSEQKFRLAFENANVGMCMVDLEGHLIKVNDKMGKIFGYSRQELEKMTVNDLAVPEDKQVSPTFIQNAITEHQDHATLEKRYIHRQGHIIYGEVSTSLVRGINGEPLYFISHVKDISKRVKYEQEITKSRDEIRQINQELEERVKLRTKEVYEQQQLLRLYFDQSIIGLAIVSTDKTWINVNPKLCQIVGYSPEELRIKTWAEITHPDDLELDLSNYQRLLDGEIDGYEIDKRYIHKDGHNIYVNLGVQAHRRLDGSLDFCVVMVQDIGDRKAMERSTSLALQREKELNQLRSEFITAISHQFRTPLTTISCAASIMGKFEAKLTDEKRVQYIESILRGAKQIDELIGDIITINLNQEEIEPVLVKGSLIDFCQDIIDKTEYLSYPYKINFCACLSSKTRLAVKFDPVLLKPVLTHLLANGIKYSPTILTIDLLLLESPEEIIFEIQDYGIGIPETELEKIFEPFQRGSNVGHIAGIGIGLTIARKLITFYGGRIEIKSELGQGTTVSLVIPKQL; via the coding sequence ATGTCTGTTTTCTTGCTCGGTTCTGAACCAGAAAGATTTTTGCAGAAACTAGAAGGTGTAATTCCCGGCTGGCTGTACCGATTTGTCCAGCATAGCGATGATTCCATTGCTTTTACCTATATTAGTCCGCAAATTGAACTTCTCCATGAAGTAACTGCGGCCGCTGTGTTGGCTGATGCTGAAATTTTACTCAAACAAATTCACCCCGATGACCAAATCTTGCAAAGGCAGGCCCTAGCCCACAGTCGAGCCACCCTGGAGCCATTATGTTTGGAATGGCGCATTATTACCCCATCGGGGAAATTAAAGTGGCTGCGTACCAAGTCTCAACCAGAAAAATTGGCTAATCAAGATACGGCTTGGTTTGGGGTAGTGCTGGATATTACGTCGGAAAAACAGACTGAACAACAATTAATCGAATCAAATCATCATTTGCAACAAAGTGAGCAAAAATTTCGCCTCGCATTTGAGAATGCCAATGTTGGTATGTGTATGGTGGATTTAGAGGGTCATTTGATCAAAGTTAATGACAAAATGGGAAAAATATTCGGCTACAGTCGTCAAGAGTTAGAAAAGATGACAGTTAACGACTTAGCAGTACCAGAGGATAAGCAAGTTAGCCCCACATTTATACAAAACGCCATTACTGAACATCAAGACCACGCCACCCTAGAAAAAAGATATATTCATCGTCAAGGTCATATTATTTATGGTGAAGTTTCTACTTCTTTAGTGCGGGGAATTAATGGAGAGCCATTATATTTTATTTCCCATGTTAAAGATATTAGTAAACGAGTCAAATATGAACAAGAAATTACTAAATCTAGGGATGAAATTAGGCAGATTAATCAGGAACTAGAAGAGAGGGTTAAACTGAGAACGAAGGAAGTTTATGAGCAACAACAATTACTAAGACTTTATTTTGATCAATCCATCATTGGTTTAGCCATAGTATCCACTGATAAAACATGGATTAATGTTAATCCAAAGCTTTGCCAAATAGTGGGCTATTCCCCTGAAGAGTTGCGAATAAAAACCTGGGCAGAAATTACCCATCCCGATGACCTAGAGCTAGATCTAAGTAATTATCAACGCCTATTGGATGGTGAAATAGATGGTTATGAAATTGATAAACGTTATATCCACAAAGATGGCCATAATATTTATGTAAATCTTGGGGTACAAGCCCATCGTAGGCTAGATGGCAGTCTTGATTTTTGTGTGGTGATGGTTCAAGACATTGGCGATCGCAAAGCCATGGAAAGGAGCACCTCCTTGGCGTTACAGCGGGAAAAAGAGCTGAATCAATTGCGTTCCGAATTTATTACGGCCATTTCCCATCAATTTCGCACCCCCTTAACGACCATTTCCTGTGCGGCTTCAATTATGGGAAAATTTGAAGCAAAACTAACCGATGAAAAACGAGTTCAATATATAGAGTCAATTCTTAGGGGAGCGAAGCAAATTGATGAATTAATTGGCGATATTATTACTATTAATCTTAACCAAGAAGAAATCGAACCAGTGTTGGTTAAGGGTAGTTTAATTGATTTTTGCCAGGATATAATTGATAAAACTGAATATCTTAGTTATCCCTATAAAATTAATTTTTGTGCCTGTTTAAGTTCTAAGACCCGGTTGGCAGTCAAATTCGATCCTGTTTTATTGAAACCGGTTTTGACCCATTTACTAGCCAATGGCATTAAATATTCCCCTACTATTCTTACTATTGATTTACTGCTGTTGGAATCTCCCGAAGAAATAATCTTTGAAATTCAAGATTATGGCATAGGTATTCCGGAGACAGAGTTAGAGAAAATTTTTGAGCCATTTCAGCGGGGGTCCAACGTGGGCCATATTGCCGGCATTGGTATTGGTTTGACGATCGCCAGAAAGTTGATAACCTTTTATGGGGGCAGAATCGAGATCAAAAGTGAGCTAGGACAGGGCACAACGGTATCTTTGGTCATTCCTAAACAACTATAA
- a CDS encoding NAD(P)H-dependent glycerol-3-phosphate dehydrogenase gives MSFANADTPPQVVVLGAGAWGSSLAYVLNNNDIPTQVWSRRSPQSLESMVAGADVIVSAVSIKGVPSVAARLEAMDLQRRTILVTATKGLDPETMTTPSQIWQAALPSQPIAVLSGPNLSKEIDQGLPAATVVASSDQAAAEEIQTIFAADNFRVYTNNDPLGTELGGTLKNVMAIAVGVCEGLGLGTNAKSALITRALPEITRVGLHFGAQPDTFWGLAGLGDLLATCSSMLSRNYRVGYGLSKGQSLEEILANLGGTAEGVNTTDVLIKIANREKIAVPITRQVYRLLHGKITPPQAVEALMERELKAEFEDFDL, from the coding sequence ATGTCCTTTGCTAATGCCGATACTCCCCCCCAAGTCGTTGTGTTGGGGGCCGGAGCCTGGGGCTCTAGTCTTGCCTACGTGCTGAATAACAATGACATTCCTACCCAAGTTTGGTCTCGCCGATCGCCGCAGAGCCTAGAATCCATGGTGGCTGGAGCGGATGTAATTGTCTCGGCGGTTTCCATTAAGGGGGTACCATCGGTGGCGGCCCGGTTGGAGGCCATGGACCTCCAGCGGCGGACTATTTTGGTGACGGCCACTAAGGGTTTAGATCCAGAAACCATGACTACCCCTTCCCAAATTTGGCAAGCTGCCCTTCCTTCCCAGCCGATCGCCGTTTTGTCGGGGCCGAATTTATCGAAGGAAATTGACCAGGGTTTACCGGCGGCCACGGTGGTGGCCAGTAGCGACCAAGCCGCAGCGGAGGAAATTCAAACCATTTTTGCCGCGGATAACTTCCGGGTTTACACCAACAATGATCCCTTGGGTACGGAATTGGGTGGCACCCTGAAAAACGTCATGGCGATCGCCGTGGGAGTATGCGAAGGGTTGGGGCTAGGCACCAATGCTAAATCAGCGTTAATTACCAGAGCTTTACCAGAAATTACCAGGGTGGGGTTACATTTTGGGGCCCAACCGGATACCTTTTGGGGTTTAGCCGGACTAGGAGATTTATTGGCCACCTGCTCTAGCATGCTCAGCCGCAATTATCGAGTGGGTTATGGTTTATCCAAAGGTCAGTCCTTAGAAGAAATTTTGGCCAACCTGGGGGGCACCGCCGAAGGGGTCAACACCACCGACGTACTAATCAAAATTGCCAATCGAGAAAAAATTGCTGTGCCCATCACCCGGCAGGTTTACCGTTTGCTCCATGGAAAAATTACCCCTCCCCAGGCAGTGGAAGCATTAATGGAAAGGGAATTGAAAGCGGAATTTGAAGATTTTGATCTTTAA
- a CDS encoding CHAT domain-containing protein, with product MLNPSLRLFCLALLACSSSFSGNVLAQNITPAPDGTGTTVDAQGNQFNIGGGSLSGDGQNLFHSLQQFGLDQGQIANFLSNPDIRNILTRIVGGDASIINGLIQVSGGNANLFLMNPAGMIFGPNASINVPGDFVVTTGSAIGFGNDQWFQVFSDNDYNALIGNPSQFAFDLANPGLIINAGDLSVTEGKNLTFLAGNIVNTGSLAAPGGNITVAAVPGQNRIRISQAGSLLSLEVEVSPQMNQGGSFSVLDLPTLLTQGASNLDLGLAVQPNGSVTTNGTNALVSPLPGSVTISGNVDASGKSTNISSGGQVAIAGDQIAVQGATVDVSGNGGGGTVRIGGDFQGQLTLPNASQTLIDSNSVVKADALLTGNGGTVIVWADDSTRFSGNISAQGGTMGGNGGFVETSGAKSLMVDDTARVNTFATMGELGTWLLDPLEIIVGTTDDLLADPKLVSVLTITTSLDNGNVILQADQSIAVQANFSADPSAPGNLTFDSPTITIDALFSLGTGSIIFANTGPINTGNTLVTSPFTNLDFDNKIQLNANTTFTAPGYDIYFRKSVNGGFDLLGNANFVYFDDGAGITTPLKSFGVTATEIYVGNDIVTQGNQIFDGVFYGLQPVNLTSSAGSVIFTNNILLNGSLQVQTAQNIVSQPSSSLSAVEIASDVLLNAGQNVSFGNINTRGGNVDIQALGNISTGSIVTSPFGGNAGNVILNAGGTLTTGYIETSGTNGGDVTTSSGSNTSTAYIDTRGFGDGLEIDSLGGAVSIESKGDITTAFIDTGAYSIESFNEGTGGNVFLTADGSITTNYIFTAGKNGGDIFFQAGESIEIIDYLNTYGSQTSGDVYVEAPLDISIGSYIYTGGGGEPGNVFLQAGGDITTSYIDTSAANGGDIFIQSGGDTEVGYLFTKGYEGRGGDVYVETGRYFRAIDGFLLGEEGPFSVYTAGLTVGGSVYIQFGGSEPFIIGNPITNGTIGAISSGDDNTVPIGTPPIFDTFTLDNITITTEPEPEPEPEPEPEPEPEPEPEPEPEPEPEPEPEPEPEPEPEPEPEPEPEPEPEPEPEPEPEPEPEPEPEPEPEPEPEPEPEPEPEPEPEPEPEPEPEPEPEPEPEPEPEPEPEPEPEPEPEPEPEPEPEPEPEPEPEPEPEPEPEPEPEPEPEPEPEPEPEPEPEPEPEPEPEPEPEPEPEPEPEPEPEPEPEPEPEPEPEPEPEPEPELPTPSIPVEPPTSPDVEEIDDERQISFDIERSTVTNTPSLEIQSQDTVPGINTFSANVGVNIPTNQVVLQQQLNENVEESISAQFTSHLNLNIDIELVNPVDVLQELNLNTGVNSALVYIYFYPPGTAGENLPEWQLSSDSEPAIPPVGSYAKVSHWQMASTEQLIIPPNNDPRPDDQLVIVVVTADGIASPIPLNVSRREVIRQVEMLNRNLTAANRGDNYQGQASQLYDWFIKPIKLILENKKIENISFILDRGLRSLPMATMYDRQSGQYLIEDYSVGLMPSLSLTNRDYAPLTGAQILAMGAEEFANQNPLPAAAVEVDTITNQLWRGSAFLNDRFTVDNFVQSLATKEYRLVHLATHGEFLPGNRNNSFVVFSDRSLDLDEFANVGLDKPIDLMVLSACRTAVGDFDAELGFAGLAVKTGVKTAIGSLWYVSDEATFALMTSFYDRLQPAPIKAKALQQAQLSLLRGEIRVVDGNLVLGDGTNISLADLPADIRQRLATQDLSHPYFWSGFTLVGSPW from the coding sequence GTGTTGAACCCCAGTTTACGCCTCTTTTGCCTAGCTTTACTGGCTTGTTCGTCTAGTTTTTCTGGCAATGTTCTGGCCCAAAACATTACCCCAGCTCCGGACGGCACTGGCACCACTGTCGATGCCCAGGGCAATCAATTCAACATTGGTGGGGGGAGTTTGTCAGGGGATGGACAAAATTTATTCCACAGTTTGCAACAGTTTGGGCTAGACCAAGGACAAATTGCCAATTTCCTTTCCAACCCTGATATTCGTAACATTCTCACCCGAATTGTGGGGGGAGATGCGTCCATTATTAACGGTCTCATCCAAGTAAGCGGGGGCAATGCCAATCTCTTTTTGATGAACCCAGCGGGCATGATTTTTGGTCCCAATGCCAGCATCAATGTGCCCGGGGATTTTGTGGTCACCACTGGTTCGGCGATCGGCTTTGGCAATGACCAATGGTTCCAGGTTTTTTCCGACAATGATTACAATGCCCTGATAGGCAATCCCAGCCAATTTGCTTTTGATTTGGCTAACCCCGGTTTAATTATTAATGCGGGGGATTTGTCGGTAACGGAGGGCAAAAACCTCACTTTTTTGGCAGGAAATATCGTTAACACCGGTTCCTTGGCCGCCCCTGGAGGCAATATCACGGTGGCCGCCGTGCCAGGGCAGAATCGTATTCGTATTTCCCAAGCTGGCAGTTTACTGAGTTTGGAGGTGGAGGTTTCTCCCCAAATGAATCAGGGCGGCTCCTTTTCCGTGTTGGATTTACCGACCCTGTTAACCCAAGGAGCGAGCAATCTTGATTTGGGGTTAGCGGTGCAGCCCAATGGCAGTGTTACGACCAACGGGACTAACGCTTTGGTTTCTCCGTTACCAGGTTCTGTCACCATATCGGGCAATGTTGATGCCAGTGGTAAAAGCACTAATATTTCCTCCGGTGGCCAAGTGGCGATCGCCGGCGATCAAATAGCAGTACAAGGCGCTACCGTTGATGTTTCAGGCAATGGTGGTGGCGGCACAGTGCGCATTGGTGGCGATTTTCAGGGCCAGCTCACTTTGCCCAATGCATCCCAAACCCTGATTGATAGTAATTCAGTAGTCAAAGCTGATGCCCTACTGACAGGAAATGGGGGAACCGTTATCGTTTGGGCCGATGACTCTACCCGCTTTAGTGGGAATATTTCAGCCCAAGGTGGAACCATGGGGGGAAACGGCGGCTTTGTGGAAACCTCCGGCGCCAAAAGTTTGATGGTTGACGATACCGCCAGGGTTAATACTTTCGCCACCATGGGAGAACTTGGTACTTGGTTGTTAGATCCTCTAGAAATAATTGTCGGAACCACCGATGATCTACTTGCCGATCCAAAGCTTGTTTCGGTACTTACAATCACAACCAGCTTGGACAACGGTAACGTTATTCTTCAAGCAGATCAATCCATTGCCGTTCAGGCAAATTTTAGTGCTGATCCCTCTGCCCCCGGTAATCTCACTTTCGATTCTCCTACAATCACTATCGATGCTCTTTTTTCCTTGGGAACTGGCTCAATTATTTTTGCTAACACAGGTCCCATTAACACTGGCAATACATTAGTTACTTCTCCTTTCACCAATTTAGATTTTGACAATAAAATTCAACTCAATGCCAACACAACATTTACTGCTCCGGGATACGACATTTATTTCCGTAAATCTGTCAACGGCGGGTTTGATTTATTAGGCAACGCCAACTTTGTTTATTTTGATGACGGAGCTGGTATCACTACCCCACTGAAAAGTTTCGGTGTCACAGCTACGGAAATCTATGTAGGTAATGACATCGTTACCCAGGGAAATCAAATTTTCGACGGGGTGTTCTATGGATTACAACCAGTTAATTTGACGAGTAGCGCAGGCTCAGTAATTTTCACCAACAATATTCTGCTTAATGGAAGTCTTCAAGTTCAGACTGCCCAAAATATCGTCAGTCAACCTTCTTCTTCCCTGAGTGCAGTGGAAATAGCATCCGACGTATTACTTAATGCTGGACAAAATGTTTCGTTCGGGAATATCAATACCCGGGGGGGCAATGTTGATATACAAGCTTTGGGCAATATTTCCACTGGATCAATAGTTACCTCTCCATTTGGTGGAAATGCAGGCAATGTAATTCTCAATGCGGGTGGGACTCTCACCACCGGCTACATAGAAACGTCTGGGACGAATGGCGGTGATGTTACCACATCTTCCGGTAGTAATACTAGTACTGCTTATATTGATACCCGGGGATTTGGAGATGGCCTAGAGATAGATAGTTTGGGGGGAGCTGTTTCTATCGAAAGCAAGGGAGACATTACCACCGCCTTTATTGATACCGGAGCTTACTCAATTGAATCCTTCAATGAAGGTACGGGAGGAAATGTTTTCCTCACAGCAGATGGCAGTATCACAACGAATTACATATTCACCGCTGGAAAAAATGGTGGTGATATTTTCTTTCAAGCTGGTGAAAGCATAGAAATCATCGATTATTTAAATACCTATGGAAGTCAAACTAGTGGAGATGTATATGTTGAGGCTCCACTGGATATTTCAATTGGTTCCTACATATACACTGGAGGGGGTGGGGAGCCAGGCAATGTATTCCTGCAAGCAGGGGGAGATATTACCACTAGCTACATAGATACGTCGGCAGCCAATGGCGGTGATATTTTTATTCAGTCGGGGGGAGACACCGAAGTTGGTTATCTATTCACTAAAGGGTATGAAGGTAGGGGAGGAGATGTTTATGTTGAAACTGGCCGTTATTTTCGGGCGATCGATGGCTTTTTACTTGGTGAAGAAGGACCTTTTAGTGTCTACACCGCCGGCCTCACCGTTGGTGGTTCTGTGTACATTCAATTTGGTGGAAGTGAACCTTTCATCATCGGCAATCCAATTACCAATGGAACCATTGGGGCAATCAGTTCGGGAGATGACAATACTGTACCAATCGGTACACCACCAATTTTTGATACTTTTACCCTGGACAATATAACCATAACCACTGAACCCGAGCCGGAACCTGAACCCGAGCCGGAACCTGAGCCGGAACCTGAACCCGAGCCGGAACCTGAGCCGGAACCTGAACCCGAGCCGGAACCTGAACCCGAGCCGGAACCTGAACCCGAGCCGGAACCTGAACCCGAGCCGGAACCTGAACCCGAGCCGGAACCTGAACCCGAGCCGGAACCTGAACCTGAGCCTGAACCTGAGCCGGAACCTGAGCCGGAACCTGAACCCGAGCCGGAACCTGAGCCGGAACCTGAACCCGAGCCGGAACCTGAGCCGGAACCTGAACCCGAGCCGGAACCTGAGCCGGAACCTGAACCCGAGCCGGAACCTGAACCCGAGCCGGAACCTGAACCCGAGCCGGAACCTGAGCCGGAACCTGAACCCGAGCCGGAACCTGAGCCGGAACCTGAACCCGAGCCGGAACCTGAGCCGGAACCTGAACCCGAGCCGGAACCTGAACCCGAGCCGGAACCTGAGCCGGAACCTGAACCCGAGCCGGAACCTGAGCCGGAACCTGAACCCGAGCCGGAACCTGAACCCGAGCCGGAACCTGAGCCGGAACCTGAACCCGAGCCGGAACCTGAGCCGGAACCTGAACCCGAGCCGGAACCTGAGCCTGAGCTTCCAACTCCTTCCATACCCGTCGAACCTCCAACTTCTCCAGATGTTGAGGAAATTGATGATGAGAGGCAAATATCGTTTGATATTGAGCGTTCTACTGTTACCAATACCCCCAGCTTGGAAATTCAGAGCCAAGACACAGTTCCCGGCATTAATACTTTCAGCGCCAATGTTGGGGTTAACATCCCCACTAATCAGGTTGTTTTGCAACAGCAACTAAATGAAAACGTAGAGGAAAGTATTTCTGCACAATTCACTAGTCACCTCAATTTAAATATTGATATTGAATTGGTTAATCCCGTTGATGTTTTGCAGGAATTAAATCTCAACACTGGGGTAAATTCTGCCTTGGTTTATATCTATTTCTATCCTCCAGGAACTGCAGGAGAAAATCTTCCTGAATGGCAACTTTCCTCTGATAGTGAGCCGGCTATTCCCCCTGTGGGCTCCTATGCTAAGGTCAGTCATTGGCAGATGGCATCCACTGAGCAACTGATTATTCCTCCTAATAATGATCCGCGGCCGGACGATCAATTGGTAATTGTGGTAGTTACGGCAGACGGTATTGCTAGTCCCATTCCCCTTAACGTTAGCCGCAGGGAAGTAATCCGCCAGGTGGAAATGTTAAACCGAAATCTAACGGCGGCAAATCGAGGCGATAATTACCAAGGCCAGGCATCCCAGTTATATGACTGGTTTATCAAGCCAATTAAACTGATTTTGGAGAATAAGAAAATTGAGAATATTAGCTTTATTCTCGACCGGGGTTTGCGTTCTCTGCCCATGGCCACCATGTACGATCGCCAGTCTGGGCAATACTTGATTGAGGACTATAGCGTGGGGCTGATGCCCAGTTTGAGTTTGACGAACCGGGATTATGCGCCCCTAACTGGGGCCCAGATATTGGCCATGGGAGCGGAAGAGTTTGCTAACCAAAATCCCTTGCCAGCGGCGGCGGTGGAGGTAGACACCATTACCAATCAACTCTGGCGGGGTAGTGCTTTCCTCAATGACCGGTTCACGGTGGATAACTTTGTCCAGTCCTTGGCAACTAAGGAGTATCGTCTAGTACATTTAGCTACCCATGGTGAATTTTTACCGGGTAATCGCAATAATTCCTTTGTGGTTTTCAGCGATCGCTCTTTGGATTTAGACGAATTTGCTAACGTGGGCTTGGATAAACCCATTGATTTGATGGTGCTGTCGGCCTGTCGCACTGCGGTGGGGGACTTTGACGCTGAATTAGGCTTTGCTGGCCTGGCGGTGAAAACTGGAGTCAAAACGGCGATCGGGAGTTTGTGGTATGTCAGCGATGAAGCTACCTTTGCTCTGATGACTAGTTTTTATGATCGACTTCAGCCAGCACCCATCAAGGCCAAGGCCCTACAGCAGGCCCAACTAAGTCTGCTCAGAGGAGAAATTCGGGTTGTGGACGGTAATCTAGTCCTTGGGGATGGCACAAATATTTCCTTGGCGGATTTACCGGCTGATATTCGACAACGCTTAGCAACCCAAGATTTAAGTCATCCCTATTTTTGGAGTGGCTTCACCCTAGTGGGCAGCCCTTGGTAA
- a CDS encoding DUF4351 domain-containing protein produces the protein MLRLLNRRLGGLPAVQVQQVQKLSIAELEDLGEALLDFTETADLEVYLEKFG, from the coding sequence GTGTTGCGTCTGTTAAACCGTCGCTTAGGTGGATTGCCCGCAGTTCAAGTGCAACAAGTTCAGAAACTATCGATCGCCGAGTTAGAGGATTTGGGGGAAGCACTATTGGATTTCACCGAGACGGCCGACCTAGAAGTGTATTTAGAGAAGTTTGGATAA
- a CDS encoding MlaD family protein yields the protein MLRPRTIKEGSVGLFALLGLFIIGGIVLWLRGGAFGNPGYEVLVQFDDASGLQVGGAVRYRGVPVGRVAKLIPGSNGILAQLEISSTQLRIPADVQVEISRYGLLGEAAIDMIPDRQLSEAALAIDPLSADCAESDKILCDGDELEGQAGTQLTNSMARLAQAYSEPEFVADINATVKSANLAAARIAAMSAEITALSKTANQQVRGFERTSEAIAKAADNASLLTSRVDQVVQTNQGYINRTIEEASLLMVNLNQLVGENRAQFNLTLKSIETTNRDLQAIGQEIQTAVGTINHGLAAIDTQKVTNDLALLMENAAVTSNNIRQISNDLNDPTLMLTLQQTLDAARLTFENAQKITSDVEQLTGDPAFRNNLRKLVDGLGQLVSSTENLQDRVYTAHTLERSGQQLRFQLDHQQQLALYYEQWGVINPVPASGSPSPQIQTPKIKPPQPKENQGK from the coding sequence ATGCTCAGACCCCGCACCATCAAAGAAGGATCCGTTGGTCTGTTTGCCCTGTTGGGACTATTTATCATTGGTGGCATCGTCCTATGGTTACGGGGGGGAGCTTTTGGCAATCCAGGCTATGAAGTGTTAGTACAATTTGACGACGCCAGTGGGCTCCAGGTGGGAGGCGCCGTGCGTTACCGGGGTGTACCAGTGGGTCGGGTGGCTAAATTAATACCAGGTAGTAACGGCATTTTGGCCCAGCTGGAAATTAGTTCTACCCAATTGCGTATCCCCGCCGATGTGCAGGTGGAAATCAGTCGCTACGGTTTATTGGGGGAAGCGGCCATTGATATGATTCCCGATCGCCAATTGTCGGAGGCCGCTTTGGCCATCGATCCCCTCAGTGCGGACTGTGCCGAAAGCGATAAAATTCTCTGCGATGGGGACGAGTTGGAGGGCCAAGCCGGGACCCAATTAACCAACAGTATGGCCCGTTTAGCCCAAGCCTATAGCGAACCGGAGTTTGTGGCCGACATTAATGCCACCGTGAAAAGTGCCAACCTGGCCGCCGCCCGCATTGCCGCCATGAGCGCCGAAATCACTGCCCTCAGCAAAACTGCCAATCAACAGGTGCGGGGTTTTGAGCGCACTTCCGAGGCGATCGCCAAGGCCGCCGATAATGCTTCCTTGCTGACCAGTCGAGTTGACCAGGTGGTGCAGACCAACCAAGGCTACATTAACCGCACCATCGAAGAAGCTTCCCTATTAATGGTTAACCTCAACCAACTGGTGGGGGAAAACCGGGCCCAATTCAATCTCACCCTGAAAAGTATTGAAACTACTAACCGGGATCTCCAAGCCATTGGTCAAGAAATCCAGACCGCCGTCGGTACTATCAACCACGGCCTAGCGGCGATCGATACCCAAAAGGTAACCAATGACCTCGCCCTACTGATGGAAAATGCTGCCGTCACCAGCAACAATATCCGGCAAATTTCCAACGACCTCAATGACCCTACCTTGATGCTTACCCTACAGCAGACCTTGGATGCGGCCCGACTTACCTTTGAAAATGCCCAAAAAATCACCAGCGATGTGGAGCAATTAACGGGCGATCCGGCCTTTCGTAACAACCTAAGAAAACTGGTGGATGGCCTGGGGCAATTGGTTTCCTCCACGGAAAATCTCCAAGACCGAGTTTACACTGCCCACACCCTGGAACGCAGTGGCCAACAATTACGCTTTCAGCTTGATCATCAACAGCAATTAGCTTTGTACTATGAACAATGGGGAGTTATTAACCCCGTCCCCGCTTCCGGCTCACCAAGTCCCCAAATTCAAACTCCTAAGATTAAACCACCCCAGCCCAAGGAAAATCAGGGTAAATAA